One window of Globicephala melas chromosome 5, mGloMel1.2, whole genome shotgun sequence genomic DNA carries:
- the SPARCL1 gene encoding SPARC-like protein 1: MKSVIFFLFILETAVAIPTQARFLSDHSNPTADSLSSFQQAEMLVTSEHTAIPTVRAEDAENETEVSIEDHPTHKPEKSSVLKSEEENHDQSADQDQSYSQHPGLQDEEKSESDLIENLEYTPTEGTLDLKEDMSEPPKEKLPERFLGHDVSPTVDSNQQESITETEENQEPPINDPHPQLNGSSKQSQDLSVQGNQEQGPNIPNGDEEESGKIGTHNDNQEREREVPEQHSTSNQEEDSTRSDGILEESYQPTQVSKMQKDEFEQGGQEQEEENSNAEMEEETASKISKPNQDKEWQSREAQPGLEVISNHEEMDKKTLSEPLLVEPTDGNIMPRNHGTDDDGDDGPRHNASEEYFNPSEAFLENERAQSNYYHINYEEQREKARENENVDTSEPVENRGAKKAESSLNEDDRSTEGNTRVHSVDSCMSFQCKRGHVCKTDQQGKPHCACQDPATCPPTKLLDQVCGTDNQTYASSCHLFATKCRLEGTKKGHQLQLDYFGACKSIPACTDFEVNQFPLRMRDWLKNILMQLYEPNPEHAGYLNEKQRNKVKKIYLDEKRLLAGDHSLDLLLRDFKKNYHMYVYPVHWQFSELDQHPRDRVLTHSELAPLRASLVPLEHCITRFFEECDPNKDKHITLEEWGHCFEIKEEDIDENLLF, translated from the exons ATGaagtctgtgatttttttcctattcattttGGAAACTGCAGTTGCAATCCCG acacAAGCAAGGTTCCTATCTGATCATTCCAACCCAACTGCTGATTCCTTGAGTTCCTTCCAACAGGCTGAAATGTTGGTAACATCTGAGCACACTGCAATCCCCACTGTAAGGGCTGAAGATGCAGAAAATGAAACTGAAGTATCCATAGAAGACCATCCCACTCATAAG cctgAAAAATCTTCAGTGCTAAAGTCAGAGGAGGAAAACCATGACCAGTCAGCAGATCAGGACCAGAGTTACAGCCAACACCCGGGATTACAGGATGAAGAGAAAAGTGAAAGTGACTTAATTGAGAATTTGGAGTATACACCAACTGAAGGTACACTGGACCTTAAAGAAGATATGAGTGAGCCTCCAAAGGAAAAGCTCCCCGAGAGATTCCTTGGTCATGATGTTAGTCCCACTGTAGATTCTAATCAACAAGAAAGCATCACAGAGACAGAGGAAAACCAAGAACCACCTATAAATGACCCACATCCTCAGTTGAACGGGAGCAGCAAACAGAGTCAAGACCTAAGTGTTCAAGGAAACCAAGAGCAGGGTCCAAACATCCCAAATGGAGATGAGGAAGAGTCAGGTAAAATTGGTACCCACAATGATAaccaagaaagggagagagaggttcCTGAGCAGCATTCTACCAGcaatcaggaagaagacagtACACGGTCTGATGGTATTTTGGAAGAGTCCTATCAACCAACTCAAGTAAGCAAGATGCAGAAAGATGAATTTGAACAGGGCGGCCAAGAACAAGAAGAGGAAAACTCTAATGCAGAGATGGAAGAGGAAACTGCATCAAAAATCAGTAAGCCCAATCAAGATAAAGAATGGCAGAGCCGAGAAGCACAGCCTGGCCTTGAAGTTATCAGCAACCATGAGGAGATGGACAAAAAGACTCTTTCTGAGCCTTTGCTGGTGGAGCCTACGGATGGTAACATCATGCCCAGAAATCATGGGACTGATGATGACGGCGACGATGGCCCCAGGCACAATGCGAGTGAGGAGTACTTCAACCCAAGCGAGGCTTTCCTGGAGAATGAAAGAGCTCAATCCAATTACTATCACATTAACTATGAGGAGCAAAGAGAAAAAGCACGTGAGAATGAGAATGTAGATACCAGCGAACCTGTAGAAAACCGAGGG GCCAAGAAAGCAGAAAGCTCACTGAATGAAGATGATCGTTCAACTGAAGGCAACACAAGGGTGCACAGTGTCG ATTCTTGCATGAGCTTCCAGTGTAAAAGAGGACACGTCTGCAAGACTGATCAACAGGGAAAACCCCACTGTGCTTGCCAAGATCCAGCGACTTGTCCTCCTACAAAACTCCTTGACCAA GTTTGCGGCACTGACAATCAGACCTACGCCAGCTCCTGCCATCTCTTTGCTACTAAGTGCAGATTGGAGGGGACCAAAAAGGGGCACCAACTGCAGCTAGATTACTTTGGAGCCTGCAAAT CTATTCCTGCTTGTACGGACTTTGAAGTGAACCAGTTTCCTCTAAGGATGAGAGACTGGCTCAAGAATATCCTCATGCAGCTTTATGAACCTAACCCTGAGCACGCTGGATATCTAAATGAGAAGCAGAGAAATAAA GTCAAGAAAATTTACCTGGATGAAAAGAGACTCCTGGCTGGGGACCACTCGCTTGACCTTCTCTTAAGAGACTTTAAGAAAAACTACCACATGTATGTGTATCCGGTACACTGGCAGTTCAGTGAGCTGGATCAACATCCTAGGGACAG GGTCTTGACCCACTCTGAGCTCGCTCCTTTGCGGGCATCTCTGGTGCCCCTGGAACACTGCATAACGCGCTTCTTTGAAGAGTGTGACCCCAACAAGGATAAGCACATCACCCTGGAGGAGTGGGGTCACTGCTTTGAAATTAAAGAAG